From a single Deinococcus detaillensis genomic region:
- a CDS encoding respiratory nitrate reductase subunit gamma, whose product MLNPSPPALPPRRDTEPVRVPVMDVTLDRRGLLYGLTFATMLTIAVYFGSQRFHGFDGALAGYCFATIFALFGVVYRYVVWLQRPPTRMYWKRGWQLFWQPGHRLHNMGLFFKAGWEKMIEQRFIRRRSRKRWLAHQLIFWGCIIAILITFPLTFGWLRFESDFTKPSDYMIVLMGQRLDFFTFPARSALGWLIMHGLNVAAVLCLGGIALVLGRRIKDEAELATQRFDNDILPLILLFAVSVTGMMLTASNLFLDGKFYYWITTTHAVTVYLWLLYLPFGKFFHIFQRIANVGVWFYKAAGANGPQAKCARCDTEYMSQMQQDDLKTILPDLGLDYTHSQVGNWQNLCPSCRRKLLTLNQFRATGKEFM is encoded by the coding sequence CGTGCGGGTCCCGGTGATGGACGTGACCCTGGATCGCCGGGGACTGCTGTACGGCCTGACCTTCGCCACAATGTTGACTATCGCCGTGTATTTCGGCTCTCAGCGCTTCCACGGCTTTGACGGAGCGCTGGCCGGATACTGCTTCGCCACCATCTTCGCGCTGTTCGGGGTGGTCTACCGCTACGTGGTGTGGCTCCAGCGCCCGCCCACCCGCATGTACTGGAAACGCGGCTGGCAACTGTTCTGGCAGCCGGGCCATCGCCTGCACAACATGGGTCTGTTCTTTAAGGCGGGTTGGGAAAAGATGATTGAGCAGCGCTTTATCCGCAGGCGCTCGCGCAAACGCTGGCTGGCGCACCAGTTGATCTTCTGGGGCTGCATCATCGCCATTTTGATCACCTTTCCGCTGACCTTCGGCTGGCTGCGCTTTGAAAGCGACTTTACCAAACCCAGCGATTACATGATCGTGCTGATGGGGCAACGGCTGGACTTCTTCACCTTCCCGGCCCGAAGTGCGCTGGGCTGGCTGATCATGCACGGGCTGAACGTGGCCGCCGTGCTGTGCCTGGGCGGCATTGCGCTGGTGCTGGGGCGGCGCATCAAGGACGAGGCCGAACTGGCCACGCAGCGCTTCGACAACGACATCCTGCCGCTGATCCTGCTGTTCGCGGTGTCCGTGACCGGCATGATGCTGACCGCCTCCAACCTGTTCCTGGACGGCAAGTTCTACTACTGGATCACCACCACCCACGCCGTCACCGTGTACCTGTGGCTGCTGTACCTGCCGTTCGGGAAGTTCTTCCACATTTTCCAGCGCATCGCCAACGTTGGCGTGTGGTTCTACAAAGCCGCCGGAGCCAATGGCCCGCAGGCCAAATGCGCCCGCTGCGACACCGAATACATGAGCCAGATGCAGCAAGATGACCTTAAAACCATCCTGCCCGATCTGGGCCTGGATTACACCCATTCGCAGGTGGGCAACTGGCAGAACCTGTGCCCCAGTTGCCGCCGCAAGCTGCTGACCCTGAACCAGTTCCGGGCCACGGGCAAGGAGTTCATGTAA